In Anopheles bellator chromosome 2, idAnoBellAS_SP24_06.2, whole genome shotgun sequence, the genomic stretch ATTGAGTGTTGGAAACGCATACTATACATTTGACGCTCTCTTCTAGAACGCAACATCAATTTCTTGGATGCAAAAGTGTATGATAAATGTACGTTGGACGTCACCGTGATAATGTCTTACAATTCAATGTTCATATGACAAACCTAAAAAGTGATTCAGTTTTAAAACGTTATCAAAGGATAAATTAGGTAATTGAAAGCATAtggaaaattgtattttactATTATCAAGCGAGTTTCATAAGCATCTCAAAAGtcgttttttaatttacaactTGATAAATTGATATCAAGCTAAGAATCTTGCGTCCACCACTATTGGTTTCAAGTGGCACATCCCTCACACCGTAGAAATCCCCATCAACGAAGTAGCAAGGCGTCTCAATGCGGCATATCGTGAtaacaagaaaaaccaaagGGCCGGATACCAACAATGACTCACTCATATTATCATTCTGATCCAACGGATCACCGTCTTCAGACATGTAGCCGGGTGGTGGCGTCTCGGTGTTCGGTATGTTCCCGACTCCGACGCTGACCGAATCCATAATCGTCGTGTTGGTCGGTATCTGCTGACCGAGTGTCGCCTCCATGTAGCAAGGTGCGGAggaaagttgttgttgttgctgctgttgttgctgctgttgctgtagctgttggttctgctgctgttgctgtagttGCTGATGTAGCTGCTGAGTTGATACTTGCTGCGATTGCGGACTGGTTACATAGTTATCGCTAAAGGAAATTGAACAGTGGTTGCGTTAGTGAAATGGAACGAACTTCGTACTGGGGATCCTGATGGTAGTCATACTTTAATGCGTTGTACTGTATGTTCACTGGAACGGTATTGCTAAGGTCGTCCAGCGTGTAGGTAACGGAATTCTCGCCCGTCAGATTGGTGAGGTTCTTCGGCACCAGGATCGTGAGCGGCTGCTGATTTTgagcctgctgctgttgctgggctTGCTGTTGCaggtgctgctgatgttgcgtATCGATGCGCGTATAGTGATATGGATTGATGCACACTTCGTCctttttcaaatgaaatgcGTACTCGCATATGTCGAGTGCTTTCAGTTCTGCCTGGCTCTGTAAAGGCGAAATATAGTGGTTAACTCGTGGATGTATTGACTGACTTTACTTTGCACTAAATACCTGTAGGTCAGGCCAGCGCCACAGGCGACAATATATAACGTGTGGTAGACCTTTCCTTAGCGCAACTCCATTTTCACCATTCGCTGGGCGGTTTCTGTAAAAAGAGATTGTATGTGAGAAAATGGTAACCTTTTTCCAATCATACATCCAGGAGGAGGCAAAAGTATTGCAAAAAACAATATGTCAACCACACTGCTCCATTAATATCCatgaagttttttttcgtaattaTGCATACATTATTCATATTTTAGTGCCTTTTTTCCTCCCTCGGAATGCTGGCCGTGATCGAAAACATGAAGGTTTCGCGAACAAATCAGGTTCCATAAACACACCACGATTAAGTCATCAATCACAGCCCATCAACCGCAAAAAGCATACACAGGCGCTGGCCCGGCAAAGGGCATGTACCGGTTGCGTGAAACGCGCAAAGATGATGAATGAAATGTTGCCGCGTACCGAGAAGCAACAGAAAATGCATTACACATCACAAGATCCtggtatgtgtgttttttattcattcctGGCACTCGAATTTACCTCAAAATGGCCAGCCAGGAGGGGCAGGATTGCTCGGAGAAGGGATGCCGCCGAATGGTTTGTTTgtacaaaattaattaccagTCACCGGGCTTTTATCGCGCGTGAGCCGTGCCCTGCCACTTTCAGAACCCTCTCTCCATGTATATTGTTTCTTAAcgtgtttattttgttaatttcttttccttcaatGCAACGGGACGGTACTCTTAACAAACATCACGGTTGCAATATATTATAATGAGTTGTTACGAGTTCGCAATAGGGACACACGGTTTCATAATTCTGTTGATTACACTGGAACCTATTGTTATTTGAAGCAAAGCCTACCAAGGTGACAACATTGATAAATATCGTTTATCCCTGAAGTAATATGGGTACACTTTAACAAATTACGATACAGGATTTTTACACAAGTTGTGTACTCATTCCACACACTTCCCTCTTCTGGTGGACAGTTGCGAAAACAGCCAAGACAAACACACGCGACATCGCTAATTTAGCATACTCATGGGGGTTGAGGTCATTAGACGCTGATGCAATGGTGGAACCTTGTGGACCTCGCCACCTCACGCAAGCCATGGAACACGGGTGGCCTACGCATTTGGACGTATTCCATGAATCGTGCCATTGCtttctcgttctttctctTAAATACTCTCGGACAGAAACCACATTCACATGTTTTGTAACCATTTTCGCACTTTTTTCCTTTATCGATGGATTCACAACGAATGGCACTAATGCCCACGCGAATCGCACACCGGTTCATCGGTTTATGAGAATGCCGGTCGGGCTGCCGAGAGCCAAGGAGCAGCCAAGTGAGTTGGTGCTTTTCTTTAACACAATCGAAGCATGCACTGGCTTGCAAGCAATGATCAGCCAGACCGACGACGCATGATGAGCCCCCCGCTTTGGTGCACGTGGGTAGTAACACTTTGTTGGCAGTGAAATCGATGTAAATAGCCCCAAATGGACGCCCTCTGGAACAGGTTAACAAGACCATTAGACACGCATAGAGTGAGCGGCATCCGAGCGATGGAATCAATCCAGCAAATCATACAAACGATAAAATATCACTCATTGCACTTGCAcaagttgattttttgttttttttacaccACTAAACTAAGTATCGAAGAGAGTTTAGCGTcaactgtttggtgcggaagGAAGTTCCGGAGAAATTACCCATCTTATGAATGGCCAGTTTTCATCCACACGACATATTGCACCCAGGGAAAACAATATCCTTATCGGTCTGCCTTGTTACAACTCTACAACCAACCATTCAAGAGCCTATGACACGAAGAGtgaaaaaaatccttccgCTAAATGCGCCTATATTTTACAACTAAACACGGTGGCGCACAGCAACTTCCGTTTCCTTCTCGTGGGCTTGTCGCACGTGTTAGCCAATGGCAATTTACACTAACCCAACGCGACACGGCTCTTTGACGCGTTTCCTGCAGCGAAGGGTCGTATTTTGTTGCACTTTACCGGTCGTTGCTGCACAAATTCGCGAGTGTTGTCATTTGCTAAATTGTTCATGTTTATCTGTTCCTTCCTTTTTGCAGCCCCCAttctatctttctctttctttcactctcaACAAATACACTTGCACGCGGCTAGCTGAGGACGATTAGCATAAAAGTCGACGCGGAGCGGAATGCACTCACTGTTGTCTGATGATACAATCGGGCGAATGATATCCTTTCTCAGACACAAACTCCACGCTGTCCCCATGCGTGCTGTGCGCGGATTAAACTTTAATCACAGGTACACCCGGGGGGTCAACATCCAGAACTACACAAGCTACCGAAACGAACGTGTTTTTCTACCTTTGTTGTGTAAATCGTGCCTGGCTGTATGCTAGTTGTTAGCTGTAATTGGGCAGCTTATCAGATGCAATGAATCACTCGTAGGTTCACTTTGGATTCGCacgggaaataaattaaaattctatGAGCACAGCAAGGAGCAATATTGCGACGAAAGTAGGCGACGGTCCTGACCCACGGCCGCCTTCAGACGACGCCAGAATTTTCTTACATCCGCTATCCGCCGTTTCGTCATCACGATGTCTTCGTACCTTTTACCCCGCGCGCTGCTGGATGTATCTTCCTCCGGTGTTTCCCACTCGTCTCCGTCACAATTGCACAACAATCAACACAATCGGTAGAGGTTCTCCCCGGGGCCGGTCACCGCAAAAATGGATAAAACAAATTCGTCCACACCATACACAAGCAGAGCGTGCTCTTTCGGTCCGTCTCGCACTCAACCGTCGCGCTATGTCTGGACGGGCGCGTGACAGAAATGGAGAACTCCTGCCGCGCGAATTTCCGCAACGCAATGCCGGAGCGCGGCGCCACCGTAGAGCGAAAGAAATGGCCGCGCCGGCCGCGGATTGCCGTTTTCGGTCACTCTCAGGTGCTGCACTCCGCGAGAATTTCGCTAACCCGGCCGGCGCCTCCGCCAAAATGACACAACACACCGGAGGAACGTTGGCGTGTCCGTGCGGATGAACATCCGAAGCGAAACTGCTTCCTACGAGCATGCCGACTTCCCGGCCAACTAttccaccatcatcgtcgccacGGGTTGCTGCGTTTCTGCCCCGCGGCAAGGGATCCCGCTCCCCGCGACGGGGGCCGCACAAGCATTTCCGACCCAGTGTGGGGAGTGTGCGCGAGAAAAGGACGGCCACCAAAAGGCAGACAAAAAGGATGATGCCAAACGGAGCCGAAAGAGTGTGCGAAAGCGAACTAGAGCGTTAGAAAGAGAATGCAAAACAACCCCTCGGTCGAACGGGCGCGGATGACCTACCGCGTCCAGCCGGGGGAACCAGGGTTGTttgtatgtatgtgtttgtgtcagAGAGAGAAGTGGAGCAAAAATGCGTATTCTTTAAAAGGGAAAGTTCGGTGCCGCCGCTTTGCACTTGCTTTTGGGGGAAGTTTTTCCGATTAATATGTTTCGATCCCACCGGTCTCCTTCAGTTCACGGCAAACTGTTTGGCTAATggctaagaaaaaaaactatacaaAGGCGAACGGTTAAACGTTCAATATTTAAACCTTTTCACGCATGAagagtttccgttttctgcgTTTGAGCGCTGCTCTCGATTTTCAATGCAAAACAACAGTTTCTCCCTCATTTCCATTCTCTTTAACTAGCACGCAACCGGTCACAGTGCATTTCTTTGAACAAGCATGTTTTAACGGGCACGCAACAACGATTACCATGTTTCATCATTCGCTATCCAGCGTGCCCGTTTTTATGTCTTCTGCCTGGGTTCTAGTATCCCTTCTTCGCGGGTTGCAGCGCGAATCCACCATTTCTTCATACCAAAAGGAGAGCAGTGTGCTTCCAGGTCCTCTGTCCGAGAAAAAGTAGGCCTAAAATAAAGTCCAAGAAGAAAAGCAAGCGACGCCGAACGCTCGTAGTCTCATTTCTCAAACATCATACAGCACCGCGAGCATAAACAACACATGTTTTTATTCCTTCGGCAATGTTCCTTGTTATGTtccgttctttcttttttacacCATGCCGTACATCTCTGTCTACCTGAGGCGCATAAAAACGGGAACAGGTAAATTAATtggttcgttttccttttctcatGATCATAACTAAAGCACGTACGCACGCAATAGTCAACTAGGAATGCTGTGCATGTAGAAAAAACGTTCAAATTCTAAGCAATTCCGTTTGTTCAGTTCAACAATGAAATAATATAATGCTCCGCTTCGTTGCTTCACATAAacattatgtttattttccgaCAACGAAAAGATCCCCACTAAGAAGCGTTTAGCAGCGCGTTCGGAGGAAACCGATACTTTATGTGTTCACAATGCTAAATGCTATgtaaattgtttcacttttcgcaaAACGTAAGTGGAGCTCCATTTTGCGTAATGGCAAGCTGCGCAAATCCAACCAGAAAGACGATGAAGATGGAACTGATGAATAAAAAGGTAAACCACGGAAACCCCAAATCATCCACCAGGCGTtgtgaagtgaaacgaaaatgaaCAATCAACTAAAATAACAACCTCCACGCATAGCGAGTGTGAGCGTGGCTGATAATtgagagaaacagagaaagagagagaataagTTGTAAGCAACTCCCAGCAAAAACCAGAACacaacagcgaaaaaaagttttgcCAAATTAGCAACTTCCCCTTTTGggaacacacaaacacacgcgtgACGTACATGTGTGCGACACAGAGCCGCATTTCAGCGACAAAAGTAGTGTTAGAAGCagcaaaacatgcaaaatTCATGGCAAATATGAAAGTTtataaacaacaataaacggTAGAAAGGGATAAGACAtcgtggaaaagaaaacgaccCTAGGTATGAGGCGGAGAGAAACAGGACAGGATACAAAATCCATTTCTATGCAAATTTCATGGCCTGCCACTCCATATCTCATCTGCACACACTCTGTTCGATTCGCATAAAGCATACTTGCATAATGCACGCCGCCATGCGATGCGTCACTGGTCACTCCTCAACTGTGTGCTCTCCACTCCTGGCGacaagcacgcacacatacgcgcgcaCCGTCTACTCGTACGCACCTGACGTCGTAAAACGCTGCACCCGGCAGGAACTCTGTCCGGATGCATGCGCTTTTGATGATGTGAGTGGGTTTCGGGCGACGAGTACTTAGCACTGCGGGTATTcggccagctccagctccttTGGGGCTGTGTGTTGTTATTGGTTATGCCGCCcaataaatcacaaacacATGGCCACTGCCACGGCCCAATACTACGCCTCTGCACGCAAGCTAATGCCTACCCACACACAGGCCACCGATGTCCGATGTCGCCGCCTTAACGCTCACTTTCCTGCGTAGGTGAATGACACTCTAGAGCGGGACCAAACCACCGCGGAACTCTTCTCCCGTGGGGCTTGATTCCTTCCTACTAACTTCATCGCTTTTCTAATTTTAGATTTTAATTATATACTTTAGGCATTTTGCACTGAGAGATACTTTCACCACGAAGCAAACACTGAAGGATggtaaagttttgttttgtcttctACAATGTTTGCCActaatttgttgtttgcagGATTCATATAAGCGAAGGAAcagaaacggaaccggaaaggggGGGGAACCCGTTTACCTGCACGCTGTCcgtgtttgtttacttctgtCTGCCGCTGAAATCGCCCGCCGCCGGACTACCCGTCGTGCTGTCTTCTCGTAAAACCGATTAGATCATTTCCTTACTTCCTTGCCAGTCGTCTGGCTAGGCTTTGGCGTGCCCGGCTGTCACACGACCACCACAAGAGACTTTCACGTCAAGCCAAAACGGTGCTGCGCGTATGCGCACGGAATCCGTCGATATGCGACACGCTCTCTTTCTATCCtacgcaaaacacacacgcgcgcgcacttcCAGTCCTTCTAACTATATTTCGCCAGACAGCACAGCAGTTCCGGCGACGGGCGCGCGAATGGAAATGTTGTTGACCTTGTCGCTGCTgcgtcggccgccgccggctggctgcggtGAACCCAACCTCTCTCCCAACGCTGTCTGATGGTGCATGAATTGGCGGTCCGAGTGTATGCGTGTGTATTTGTTCCGAGAAGCTTCAGCTTGGGCAAAATTGCATCTAATGCCGTCGCCACCAGGAAACGCGGCACAGAGTGTtgcggaggaaaaaaaaggaacttccCCTCAGAGGGCGACACGAACAACGGCGAGCcaggaaaaaacacaaaacaaaaacccagaCGAATGACGATCGATTTTTTCCCCCACTTCCCACACATCCCAAGTCCAGACACGCGTCGTAACCGTCGTCCCATTCTCGTCCGTAGCCGtggagaagcataaaaacccaGACGCGAAGTACTTGTATGTATTCGGGGTCTCGACATTCTTTTACGCGCTATGCTTGACTCGGCAGTGTGCGCTAATCAATGTCACCATGTTACAGGACCAAGCAAGCCTTTGGGCAGTTCAATCTCGCGCAGGACACGCAGCAgccaatggagacgcctggtcctTTTGGGAGCTGAAGAGGGATTTTATAATAAACCTCCCGATCTCGTTGAATTACATTACACGTCATGTGGCAAATCGATGGAGCCACATTATCACTGCTAAGCAACTGACCAACGACCAAGTGGGACATTTCACCATGCGTATGGAGAGCGCATTCGGTTTCTCAATCGGCTTATCTACAAAAATCTGGAACTCAGTTGACGATTTGCCGAGATACCGTCACTTGATAAGCGGTTCTCTTCCGTAATTCATGGACGTGCATGACTGTGTTGACTTTTACATTCAGCACCACACAGTTAGCGTTGGTTTGAATAAACATTTGTTCCTACTCAACTCAACAACACAGCTCCAATGTTGAAGTACAACCGAACCCGAGAAGGGTCGAGTTGGATTGAAAAAACTCTTCACACAAATACTCTCAAGGGTGGTTCAGTGCCGAAACGGTAGATCTTAACCCGAACACTCTCGAAGATGGAAGTAAAGTAGACACAACTGCGTCATTGCTCAAACGCCAACAACGGCGTATCAACATCAACAGAGAAAAGTATCGTAGCAATCCTTGAACGGAAACTATTCGCCAGTGCCCCGACCAAGGACACGAAAACAAGGCACAGTTGTCAAATCTCCCAAATAAACCGCCAGGCAGATGTATTGGGGCACATTTAAACCTAGGATGCGTCGCGATCAAGTCTGGCGCCGCAAATATGCGCACCATTTCCCACTGCGCTTGCCATGAAATAGAAAGCTTAAGAGAGCGACGGgtggtgatttgtttttcacggTACCCGGCCATCAGCTTGACCACCGCCAACGGCTGACCGCTGCCATTACGACTTTACTCTTTTCGCTCGCACGTTGCACCTCTCCTTCTCGCTCTCCAGCGGCCAAAAGCTCTACGCGTGTGTCCTTGATCTTTAGCCACAGGTTCTCGCGTCCCGCGCCGTGTTGTGGTGTCCCCTCGCGCGTCTAATACTTCTCACTAATACGTCCAATACGATGGCGTGTGTTGGTGCTTATTACCgccgaaattgttttccattgcgGCCTAGTGTGCGTGTCCGGGTGTCCCATACAAATCGACCAAAATGGATAGGTTTCGCATTGATGCTACGGTTGGGGAAAATGGGGACTCCATAAGCCTTACCTTGGGATCGGGATGCACTTGGTGTGCGAGTTTTGCGTCCTCAGCGCCCGTTCCAGCTCCTCCAGGGCGCTGgattttttcatctttttcgccaaacttttcaccgccTTCTCGCACCACTTTCCCTCGGCCGAATCATCCGAAGGCACCTTGCGCCAGCCGAGCAGCCGCTTCACGATCGGCGGATTGAAGGGCAACATATTTTCGCACGTCGTAACTTGCTCGCCCTAACGATAGCCGCTGCGGAGGACACGCCGCCGCtacttttcttctgccacCCGAAAACTCCGATCGATTCACACACTTAACGCTCCTTCTTCCGTTCACTCTGCCCTTGGCTTTCACTTTctctttttccggtttccacgAACCTGGGGAAAAGCGACGCCCGATTTGTTTTCTCCCAAGGACACCGCGCAATGAATGTCACCTTTCGCACAGATTTAATTTCTTCTTCACAGCGGTGACATGGAAATCACAATGAATCACCCGGCCATAAACACGACGTCGAAACTGGAAGCTCGAACGGCAGgttgttgataatttttaaCACACAGAATTGCTGTCCGCAGCAGGCTGGgtgttgcagcagcaggtccttAGTCCCGAAGCCTTCGTCGTAGTTCGTTCCGACCACGGACCGACAGGAATCGGGCTACTCTTCCTTCAAAAAAGCAGTGCGCTACTTTCGATACGAAGTATGAATACACTAGAATCGAATACAAGGAAACAACACGGGTTCAGCATTCTGCGACATTTTTTACAGCCAACGTCGGCGGATTGGTTTCCGGACCACTTTttatttgctgtttttttttctcgccgtCACTCGCGACGTCAGACGCAAGAATAATACGTGACGGAGGGGCACGACGAAGAAGACCGTCGTCTGCCACCCTTCTCACCCGCCCATAATCCGACTGGGTTGATTTCCTTCACCGATCCTGGGGCTCCTTGTTGAGcagcgttttgtttttcaagtCGTTCGTACGGTTCACGTACGGTTCCGGAACCCGAACGAACGCACATTCGACACAATCGCACACCATCCGCCGCGACCAACGAAAATCAGCGACGAAAAAGTGGGCAATTTGCGACGTCAAAGTTGCGAAGTTGTATCTCGCAGAAGGGTGTGCCGAGCCAGGCTGTCAGCGGACCACTGACAGCCGGCAGGGTTGCATGGTAAATTGCCCAACTGACAGCATCCTTTTAAATGTTGTAAaatataatttgaatttacAAGCGAACCATGTCCAGCAAAATGGGCTGCGATACAAACTATGTGCGAAAATAGTTATGTTATATGTAACTGATgctctttatttatttccagTCTTGTTCAAAGCACCTCACCAGCTCCGCCTTATCTTTCGAATTAAACCAAGAGTGGTATACGTTATAAACACAACGCAGAATATTACTTTTTTGTTCCAAGTCTTTTAGCATTCTGTCGattaaattgataaaaaaatttattaactCGTATAATTGCTCCTATCGATTTCGTTTGTAAAAAAAGGCATGAAGAAGGAACGTGGTCATACTTCGCGATGCCGGCTGCGGgcacaaaccgaaccaaaaacaaatacagCAAGATCTTCCTTATCGATAGCGAAATAACAAACTTACGATAAACGACACCGAAATACAAAACTGATTGCTCCGTGAAACAAAACGTAACAAGATTCGTCTGAGTTTATGGTTAACGCAGAATTCGAGATAACATGGTTTATGATGACGAGGTTGGTGACGAGCGGATTTCGCCCGGTCTGCCGGTTTTGATTCTCTGTTTTACAATTGTCCTCACTCGTCTTCTCTGTGGCGCTTTGGTGGGGAGGATGTGCTTCAATGGTCTTTTTTACTCTCTACCTTCCTATCACTTTGGGTTCGGTTTTACAaaaaacagtggccaccggtggtacacagcaccaccacatcgataacgacgacgacggcggcgacgaggaTGCTCGCCAAGGAAACGGCCACTATTCGATCACAGGATTGATATTTAGCGTCTGTTCTCGCTCGTCGTAGATACACTTCGCAAAGTTCACCTGCCAAAGGAACGAAAAGGAGTTCAGTCAAAGATAAGCAGCATGAACCAGTAGCTATTCCGTTACGATGGCCACTTACGTGATAACAAATCTTCTTCGCAATCTCCTCATTCTGGCAGCGTACCCGTGGACGCTtcaccatttccggtgcactcGGGGTCAGTGACGATTTCGAGGGTAGCGAAAGGCAAAACTCGATGTACGTGGTAGTGATCGGTGGGCGCTTGCTGACCGTCTTGGTctcatttccggttcgctcgctcgtaGCCATACCGGGTACACTAGTTCCCGTAGTGGTCGTTTCTGGATGGCAGGAAATGATCTCGCTCATCGGATAGTGGAACACGATCATCGTCGTTTCACCATTTTTCGAAAAGCCCCACACATTCTCGGCCGTCACGAGAAGACGCATCTTGGAGTCTTTGGTGTCCAACAGACACGGTTCGTATGCCAGAAACTGTTCGCTAAAGTTGCGCTTGTTGATGAGGAACAGATAGTGCTGCCCGGTGCTCTGGAGGTACGAATACGGCGGCAGCAGACCACCCGGGGCACCCGTTACCGTGCGTGGCAGGCGCTTCCGTTCGGGTAGGATACGGTTAGATCCTTTGCTTTGTTCGCGCACTGCATTGGCCGTTTCCGACGCGAGATCCAGCACACCAATCACCGGCTTCGTGACGGTTCCGACGAGCCCTTTCCCAAGGCCAGTGATGAAGCCGGATAGACCATCGTTGGCCGTGCCCTGGTACGTGTGCTTAACGATACTCGTCACACCACCCAGCAGCCCGAACGTGAAGCCCCGGAAACCGGCCACCAAGTGATCGCCGGTCGtcccgctgccactgccacctCCGCCCGACACATCCAGAATACGTTGTCGGGTTTCGACGTGCTCATCATCAAACACCACCTTCCCCAGCCCGTCCGAGATCGTCTCCGTCAGCTTGGCGGTCGAGTTGGAGATCCCATGTGTCACATTCTTCACCAGAGACGAAATGGAACCTTCGAGGAGCAGCCCCGAGAAACCCTCCGATAAGTCGTTGGCAAAGCCGAGCGGGTTGCCTAAAAAATCGACACTGCCGAGGATGGAGGCCGCGTGCCACTTCAGTTCCTGCTTGTAGTGTGCGCGGATCGCGTTCAGGTAAGCGTCCAGCGTCTCGAAGTGGTACTTGTGCGCAAATTGGTCGAAGTTAATGACTGCATCTTCGAACTTGATGAACGTGAAGCCCAGGTTGCGCTTAATCTCCGCGAACTCTGCCGTCAGCTTGCTTGCCGTCACGAAACTAAGCCGTATCTGGGACGGAATGATGCGCAGATCGCCAAAATAGTACCGCTTGACGTTGCTATCGAGCACCTTGTAGATGATTTTCTGCGCCTCGTAGTCCGTTTCGTCCGGCAGTGTAGTGGGATCGACCGTCGCTTTGGCGAACCCGAAAAACTTTACCAACCGCAAAAACAGGCGCTCCTCGAGGTACACCGCGATCGGGCGGATGCTGAGAATGAAGTGTTCAAAGATAACGGCATTCGTGTTCGGGCTAGGCAGTTGCCGTACGTTCAGCTGCAGTGATGACGGCGAACTGCTTCCGGCCGACGATCGGCGCACGGAAGTGCCATCCGCAGCACCGCTGGCACCGATCGTATAAAGCATGATCGGGCAGGACGTTTCGAACAGCTGATTGTCGATCTGCATATCGCCGACACTAAAGTCGAGCGTGTTGACCGCCGGCGACCGAATGCACTCCATGTGAATGTTTTCTAAAGCCATGTAAGCGATCTCCTCGCACGGTTGGTTCGAGATGAGCGACAGGCCGATACCTTTGCGTAGATTTAGCTGCACGTGATACGCTTGGATTGCTGCAGATGGCTCCTCACCGTCAGCGTCCTGCTCCCGTAGCCTTGTTCTTGTGCGCAACG encodes the following:
- the LOC131211716 gene encoding mothers against decapentaplegic homolog 3: MLPFNPPIVKRLLGWRKVPSDDSAEGKWCEKAVKSLAKKMKKSSALEELERALRTQNSHTKCIPIPRNRPANGENGVALRKGLPHVIYCRLWRWPDLQSQAELKALDICEYAFHLKKDEVCINPYHYTRIDTQHQQHLQQQAQQQQQAQNQQPLTILVPKNLTNLTGENSVTYTLDDLSNTVPVNIQYNALNDNYVTSPQSQQVSTQQLHQQLQQQQQNQQLQQQQQQQQQQQQLSSAPCYMEATLGQQIPTNTTIMDSVSVGVGNIPNTETPPPGYMSEDGDPLDQNDNMTDMSPMSPTEMDAQPVMYHEPAFWCSISYYELNLRVGETFHASQPSITVDGFTDPSNSERFCLGLLSNVNRNEVVEQTRRHIGKGVRLYYIGGEVFAECLSDSSIFVQSPNCNQRYGWHPATVCKIPPGCNLKIFNNQEFATLLSQSVSQGFEAVYQLTRMCTIRMSFVKGWGAEYRRQTVTSTPCWIELHLNGPLQWLDRVLTQMGSPRLPCSSMS